One Solidesulfovibrio fructosivorans JJ] DNA window includes the following coding sequences:
- a CDS encoding nucleotide-binding protein, translated as MIKIAIYGKGGIGKSTVTSSLSAALSLEGRKVMQIGCDPKTDSTINLLRGLTPPPILQYLQEHGRPASLDEIARTGFGGTTCLEVGGPTPGVGCFGRGMLTAFELLEEMNAYATYAPDVVLYDILADIVCGGIAVPMREGFADKVAIVTSGEKMALLAARNIILALRHFADRHYAELGGLILNCRDMADEKARVEDFAAKMDTTILGVIPRDRAIHAFEEEGRTIVEGDPGLPTSLEFRNLARTMMGL; from the coding sequence ATGATTAAGATCGCCATCTACGGCAAGGGCGGCATCGGCAAATCCACCGTGACCTCAAGCCTCTCGGCCGCCCTGAGCCTCGAGGGCCGCAAGGTCATGCAGATCGGCTGCGACCCGAAAACGGACTCCACCATCAATCTGCTGCGCGGCCTGACCCCGCCGCCCATCCTGCAATACCTCCAGGAACACGGCCGGCCGGCCAGCCTCGACGAGATCGCCCGCACCGGTTTCGGCGGCACCACCTGCCTGGAGGTCGGCGGCCCGACTCCCGGCGTCGGCTGCTTCGGCCGGGGCATGCTCACCGCCTTCGAGCTGCTGGAAGAAATGAACGCCTACGCGACCTACGCCCCGGACGTGGTGCTCTACGACATCCTGGCCGACATCGTCTGCGGCGGCATCGCCGTGCCCATGCGCGAAGGCTTCGCCGACAAGGTGGCCATCGTCACCTCGGGCGAAAAAATGGCCCTGCTCGCCGCCCGCAACATCATCCTGGCCCTGCGCCATTTCGCCGACCGCCACTACGCCGAGCTCGGCGGGCTGATCCTCAACTGCCGCGACATGGCCGACGAGAAGGCCCGGGTGGAGGATTTCGCCGCCAAAATGGACACCACCATCCTCGGCGTCATCCCCCGCGACCGGGCCATCCACGCCTTCGAGGAAGAAGGCAGGACCATCGTGGAAGGCGACCCCGGACTGCCGACCTCCCTCGAATTCCGCAACCTCGCCCGGACCATGATGGGATTATAG